The Novosphingobium terrae genome segment ATGGATTGCAGCGGCGTCATCCCCTCATCCGATGTGTTGCGCATCATGCCGACGCTGAGCGCAGGGGCTCCCGGCACCACCGGGGGCGCCGGCGGGGTGGGCGGCAGAGGGGGCAGGTCTTCGGCCTTCGGGGCCGTCCAGTGCCAGCTCATCGCCACACCCTCGCCGATATGGCTGAACATGTACCAGTTGAAAGCCGAATAGGACAGGGCAGCAGGCACCGCGAGCATCAGCGCCAGCCCGACACTGATGCGCAGCCTGGCCCCGGCCACCCGGCGCATCAGCAGGTAAAAGAGCACCGTGACACCGGCGCTGAACAGCGAGACGACCGCCCGCTTGCCCAGCATGCCGGTCTGATCGTGATGATAGAGCGCCATCGATCGCAGCGACCAGATGGTCAGATAGAAAGCCCAGAAACAGGCGATCGACATCAGGGCGACCGAAGGCGCAAGCCGTGCGGCGGGTGGTTCCTCGGATTGCATCCGCTCAACATAGCCTGAATGGCGGCAAGAAACATGGGCCGACATGTCGTTGGTCGAAAGCGGTCGGCCGCCTGCCGAAATCCCGGGGCCCGCAGGTCCGCGAAAAAACTTTACCCCCGCGCGACGGAAGCGGCGCCGCGCCGCGTTCAACCGGCATCCGCCCCCGAAAGGCGGATGCTCGTGGATGATCGAACCTTCAAGGAGACCCTTATGCGCCTCTCCCCTCTTCTGCTGGCCAGCATGGTGCTGGCCATGCCAGCTCTCGTTCAGCCCGCCATGGCCCAGAGCGCCGATGATGCGCCGGCTCACGGAAAACCCCTGACGCTTGACCAGTTCCTTTCGCGCCAGACCGCGCGTATCATGGCCGCCGACACCGATGGCGACGGCCGCATCAGCAAGGCCGAAATGATGGCCGCCGGTGCGGGAGGCAAGGGCGAGAAGGCGGGCGGCAATCCCGAACGCCGTTTCGACCGGATGGACACCAACCATGACGGCTATCTGGACAAGGATGAAATCCGCGCCGCCCTCACCGCCCGGTTCCAGCGCATGGACCGCAATGGCGATGGCGTCCTCACGCCCGATGAGCGCATGGGGCAGCGGGGTGGCAGGCAGCGCGCGAATCAGGGCGCTCAGGGTGGCGGTGACATGCCCGCCCCAGCGCAGCAGCCTTGATCCTGTGGCGCCCTGCTCTGCTATGCGCTCTGCTGCCTGCGCGAGTCCGGCTTGACCACGCAGGACCCGGATACCGCGCTGATCGCGCAAGACCCGGATGCCGCGCTTGTCGCGCGGATGGGACAGGGCGACGAGGGGGCGGTGCGTCAATTCGTCACCGCCCGCCTGCCGCGCGTGCTGGCACTGGGACTGCGCCTGCTGCGCGATCCGGCCGAGGCCGAGGATGTCGCGCAGGAGGCCTTTACCCGCGCCTGGCGTCAGGCGCCGCGCTGGCAGCCCGGGCAAGGCCGCTTCGACACATGGTTGCATACGGTGACGCTCAACCTGTGCCGCGACCGGCTGCGCCGCAAACGCCATGCCCCCGTGCCCGGTGGCGAGGACCTGCCCGATCCGCCCGATCCGCAGCCGGGCGCCGATGCCATGCTGGAAGCCTCCGCACGCGGACAGGCGGTGGCGCAGGCGATTGCCACCTTGCCCGAACGTCAGCGCGAGGCCATCCTGCTGGTGCATTATCAGGACCTTACCAACATCGCGGCGGCGGAAGTCATGGACATCAGCGTCGAGGCGTTGGAAAGCCTGCTGGCCCGCGGACGCCGCAGCTTGAAGCAGCATTTTGCCCAAAAGGAAGGTTGGCGCGATGAGTGAAGCCCTGACACCGACGCCAGTGCTGACGATGGCCCGCTTCGCCGAACTGGCGCAGGCCTATGGCGGCGAGATCGCCCGCTGGCCTGCCGAGGTGCAGGGCGCGGCCCGGCACATGGCGCAGGACCCTCAGGCCTCAGCCTTGCTGGCAGAGGCGGCGGCCCTCGATGCGCAGCTTGATCTCTGGACGGTGCCCGCGCCCTCACCACGCCTGCGTCAGGCTGTGACAGGATCGTGGCAGGCGCCGCTTGGTCGGCGCGTGCGGCTGTGGTGGTCGGCGCTGGGACTGGGCGCGGCACTGGCCGGTGCGGGGGCCGGATTGGCCTTTGCCTCGCTGAGCGGCGTGGCCCTGCCCTCCGCCTCCTCCAGCTTCGAGGCCACGGCCTTCGGCGATTTCAGCCCGGGAGAAGGATGATGAGTCCTTTTATGAGGAATCCGGGCAGCTTGCGGGTCGTCTGTCTGGTCTCGATCCTGCTCAACATCTTTCTGGTCGCGGGGGGGATTGCCGCCTTTTATCGCCTGCAGGCCAAAGCACCCATGATCGGTGCGGGCGCGATGCACATTGCGGGCGCCGATCTGCCCAAGGATGAGCGCAAGGCGCTGCGCCAGACCCTGCGCGCCGCCCGCAAAGAGGTGCAGCCCATGGTGCAGGACAATCGTGCCCGGCGCGACGAGGCCGCCAATCTGCTGAGCGCTCCCGTAGTCGATCAGCCTGCGCTGCTGGCGGCGCTGCAAAAGGTGCGCGAAGGCGATGTGGCCCTGCGCGCCCATGTCGAGGAGCGCGCGGTGCCCTTCATCGCCACCTTGCCTCAGGCCGATCGCATCAAACTGGCCGAAAGCCTGCAGCGCAAAGGGGTGCTGAAGAAAACCGCAAAATAGCGCGACGGAAAAACCGCCACGCGGCGTTCAAAAAGGGCAGACCCATAGAGGACAGCATCCATGCCGGTTTCCCATGCTCTCTCCCCTCAGGCGATCGCGCTCAACCGCTTCGGGCTGGGCGCCAGCCCCGGCGCCGCGCCCGCCGATCCGCGCGGCTGGCTGCTGGACCAGTTCGCACATTACGAGCCCCGCCCGGCCGGTTTCGCCGCCCTGCCCGATGCCGGGGCAATGGTCACCGCCTATCAGGCCGAACGCCGGATGGAGCGGAAAAACCAACCTCCCGCCCCTGCTGACGGGACCGGCGTGAAAGACCCCGCCCTGCTCGCCGCGCGTCAGGATTACGGGCAGCAGGTGCAGGCGCTCTATCGCGCGGCGGTGCAGGCGCGCAGCGATGCCGCGCTGCAGACTCAGGCGCCCTTCGTCGAGCGCATGGTCCATTTCTGGTCGAACCATTTCTGCGTTTCGGTCGATAATCAGCCCGTCACCGCCTATGCCGGTGCCTTCGAACGCGATGCGATCCGCCCCCATGTGTTGGGCCGCTTCGAGGATATGGCCATGGCGGTGGAGCATCACCCCGCCATGCTGATCTACCTCAACCAGAACCAGTCGATCGGCCCGAACAGTGTTGCTGCCCAACGTGGCGATCCGGCCAAGCGGCGGGGCCTGAACGAAAACCTCGGGCGTGAAATCATGGAGTTGCACACGCTGGGCGTGCGCAGCGGCTATACGCAGGCCGATGTCACCGAATTTGCCCGCGCGCTGACGGGCTGGTCGGTCTCGGGCGCGGAGAGCAACGAGCCCGGCACCTTCCTCTTCCGCGACCGCCAGCATGAGCCGGGCTCGCGCCAGATCCTTGGCCGCACCTATCATCAGTTGGGCGAACATCAGGCCCGCGCCGCTCTGGCGGATTTCACCCATGCGCCCGCCACGGCCACCCATATCGCCACCAAGCTGGCCCGCCATTTCGCCGGTGATACGCCCCCGCCCGCCATGGTCGAGCGGCTGGCGGGCGTGTTTTCCAGCAGCGGCGGCGATCTGCCCACGCTCTACAAGGCGCTGATCGACAGCCCCGAGGCCTGGCAGCCCCAGCCCCTCAAGTTCAAGACGCCCTGGGAATGGACCATCTCGGCCCTGCGCGGTCTGGGGCGCGGCGAGACCGGCGCGATCCAGATGGCTGCCGTGCAGCGCCAACTGGGCCAGCAGGTATGGAAGCCGGGCTCGCCCGCCGGATGGGACGATATCAGCGCCAGCTGGATCGCGCCCGATGCGCTGATGCGCCGCGTGGAATTCGCCCAGCGGCTGGTGTTACCGCTGGGCGACCAGATCGATGCGCGGGCGCTGGCACCGCGTTTGCTGCCCGCCTCGCTCGATCCGGCGACCGCCGGGCAGGTTGCCATGGCGGAAAGCCCGGCCAGCGCTCTGGCGCTGCTGCTGGTGTCCCCCGATTTTCTGCGGAGATAAACATGAGCCATCCCATTCTTGCCCCCCTCCTTGGCCGCCGTCGTTTCATCGCCTGCGCGGGTGCCGGGCTGGGCGCGATGCTGGTCTCGCCGCAACTGGTGCTGGCCGCCGCCCAGACCGAGCGGCGCTTTATCTTCATCATCCAGCGCGGCGCCGCCGATGGGCTGAACATCGTGGTGCCCTATGCCGATCCGGCCTATGCGCGGCTACGCGGCGATCTGGCCATCGATCCGGCCACGGCAACCAGGCTGGACGGCACCTTTGCGCTGCACCCCTCGCTGAAGCAGACCGCAGCGATGTTCGCGGCGAAACAGGCTTTGTTCGTGCATGCCGCCGCCTCCCCCTACCGTGACCGCTCGCATTTCGATGGCCAGAACGTGCTGGAGACGGGCGGCACCCAGCCCTACCAGACCCGCGACGGCTGGCTCAACCGCCTGACCGGCATGCTGCCCCCGCTGCATGGAGGGGATAGCGCGATTGCCATTGCCGCCACCGTGCCTCAGGCGCTGCGCGGGGGCGTGGAGGTCTCCAGCTATGCGCCCTCGGCCCTGCCTCAGCCTTCGGACGATCTGATGATGCGGGTGGGGCAGCTTTACGCCAGGGACGAGCAGTTCCACCCGGCATGGTCCGCCGCCCTGGCCGCGCGCGATCTGGCCGAGGGCACGGGCGCCAAGCAGGACCCGGCCTCGCTGGGGCATCTGACGGCCAGCTTCCTGACCAAGCCCGCAGGCCCGCGCATTGCCATGCTGGAAACCAGCGGCTGGGATACGCATAGCGGGCAGAACAACCGGCTCGCGGGGCAATTGAAGGCGCTCGACACGCTGCTGGCTTCTCTGCGCGACGGGCTGGGGCCGGTCTGGGCGCAGACGACCGTGGTGGTCGCCACCGAATTCGGGCGGACCGCCGCCGCCAATGGCACGGGCGGTACGGATCATGGCACAGGCTCGGTGGCCTGGGTGCTGGGCGGAAACGTGCGCGGCGGGCGCGTGGTGGCCGACTGGCCGGGGCTGGCGAATGGCCAGCTCTATCAGAACCGCGATCTGCGGCCCACGGTCGGTCTCGACGCTTTGATCGCCGGCGTGGCGGGGGAGGCACTGGCGCTCGACCCCGATCATGTGGCGCGGGTGCTGTTCCCGCTGGCAGGCGGGGCGCGTCCTGTGACAGGGCTGGTGTCGGTCTAGGCTCTGGCGGCCATCAATGCATGCTGCGAACCAGCAAAGGTGGCGAGCTAAAGATCGAAGGAAAATGCCCACTTAACAAGGGGCTGATACACCTCAGAGGAGGTGATGGCGGAGAGGCAGGGATTCGAACCCTGGATACCCTCACGAGTATGCCGCATTTCGAGTGCGGTGCATTCGACCACTCTGCCACCTCTCCGCAAGGTAGGAACAAAAGCCTTTTGGGAAGGCCCTCATCCGGTCGGGAGCCGCCCCCTAGCCAATGATTCTCACCTTGCCAAGCCCTTAAAACGACATGACGGTGGATTTTCCTCTCGCCTTGCTTGTTCTCCACAACCCCAGCGCCTATATTCAAGCTCATGGACCGTGCGAGTTTCTTTTCACCCCAGGCCGGCCGCCGCATCGATGTGCCGCGCGCCAGCCACGCCAGCTTTGCCATCGGCGATGTGGTACGCCATCGCGAATATGATTTCCGGGGCGTCGTCTTCGATATCGACCCCGTCTTCGCCAACAGCGAGGAATGGTACGAATCGATCCCCAAGGATCTGCGCCCCCGCCGCGACCAACCCTATTATCACCTCTTCGCCGAGAATGAGGATGGGGCCTATATCGCCTATGTCAGCCAGCAGAACCTGCTGGAAGACAGCGAGACCGGCCCGGTGGACCATCCCCAGCTCGAACAGATCTTCGAGGATTTCGACGGCTCACGCTATCCGCTGCGCCGCGCCATGAGCCACTAAGCAGCACACCAATCGCCGGATACGAAAAGGGCGCCCCGCAAGGCGCCCTTTTTGCTGTCTGCCCGTCGTGAAACCCTTAGCCCTTCAGCTTCCAGCCCGAACGCAGCATGCGATAGGCCGCAAAGCCCAGCACGATGTTCAACGCCAGCAGCCCCAGCGCGCCATGCAGCACGTCCTGATTCGTCGTGCCGATGTCGCTCTGCCCCAGAAAGCCGAAGCGGAAGCCGGAGATCACATAGAAGAAGGGATTCACCCGGCTCACCGACTGAAAGGCGGGCGACAGATTGTCGATCACGTAAAACGTGCCCGAGAGCAGCGCCATCGGCTGGATCACGAAATTGGTGATGGCCGCGTTATGATCGAACTTCTCGGCCCAGATCGAGGACATCAGGCCGATCTGCGCCAGCATCAGCGGCCCCATCAGCCCGAACCACACCAGCGCCCAGGGATGCGCCACACTCAGGCTGACCCCCGGCCACAGCAGCATCGCGCCCGCCAGAGCACAGCCCACCATAATGCCGCGCGTCATCGCGCCAGCCAGCATGCCCACCATCAGTTCTCCGGTGGAAAGCGGCGGCATCAGGAAATCGATGATCGTGCCCTGCATCTTGCCCGCCAGAAAACTGAAGGAAGCATTCTGGAAGGCATTGTTCATCATGCCCATCATGATCAGGCCCGGCGCCACGAAGGTGGCGAAGTTCACGCCCAGCACCATGCGGTTGCCGCGCCCCATCGCCACGGTGAAGATCACCAGAAAAAGCAGCGTGGTGACGGCAGGGGCCCAGATTGTCTGCGTATGCACCTTTAAAAACCGGCGGACCTCCTTCATATAGAGGGTCCACAAGCCCAGGCGGTTGACGCCATGGATGATCGGCACACCCTGCGGCGGGAAACCGCGCGGCAACAGGGCAGGTTTGACTTGCTGCGCCCCAAGGGCGTTTTCAGCGGCAAAGCGGGGTTGATCGGCCATGGCTAGGCGACTATCGGGGTCTTTCGCGGCTGGCAAGCGCCCGCTTGTCACCCACACTCGAATTTCGGACAATCGATGAGCTGGACCGACGAACGCATCGACAAATTGACCCGCATGTGGGAGGGCGGCTCGACCGCCTCCCAGATCGCGGAGGAACTGGGCGGAGTGAGCCGCAATGCCGTGATCGGCAAGGCGCACCGCCTGGGGCTTAAAGCACGCCCCTCACCCGTGAAGGCCAATGAGCGCTCGGACGATACGCCCGCCGCGCCCCCGCCGCCCCGCGCCCCGCGCCCGGTGGAAGCGGCTCCCGCAGCGCCCGCGCCTGCCGCTCCGCCGCCGCCGCGTGCTGCAGCGCCAGTGCCGCGTCCGGCCCCTGCCGCTCCGCCGCCGCCAGCACCCGTGGCTGCCGCGCCCGCTTCGGATGCGCCCGCTGCCGCGCCTTCGCCGCGCATCGTCTCGGTCGGCCCCGGCGGCTTCCTGCGTCAGGGCCCCGGCGATCAGCAGGCTCCGATCCCGCCGGCCCCGCCGCGCCGTCTGGTGCCCGCCAAGCCGAGCGCCGATGTGGCCGACAAGACCAGCCTGCTGGATCTGAACGACCGTATCTGCCGCTGGCCGATGGGCCACCCCGGCGAGCCCGACTTCCACTTCTGCGGTGACAAGGTGAACCCCGGTTTCCCTTACTGCGTCGAACATTGCGGCCGGGCCTATCAGGCGCAGCTGCCGCGTGGTGCGCGCCGTCCCCCTCCGCCCCTGCCTTTCGGTGGTCCCCGCCTGCGCTGAGCAGGTCGGGCCCCACCGGGCACGATTTTGATACAATTCGACGCGCGGTAGCCAGTTGTGGCCTACCGCGCGTTTTGCGATCAGCCTTGCGATGATTCGCACACACTTTCCTGCCTCACGACTGGCGCGGTGGCTGCCGCTTGCCGCGCCCACCGTGCTGGCAGGCATGCTGCTGATCGGCCTGCTGCTGCCGCTCTACTCCGACGAGGTGGGCTGGCGCCTTCAGGAACGCGCCGGGATCGACGGCGTGGACAAGCTGTTCTCCCAGCAATGCGGCCCCAACACGCTGGCCGGGCCGCCATGGTTCATGATGCCGGTGCGCTGGTATTCGGCGTTCTTCAATCTGGCATGGCCCGATCCTTTCGCGGTGCGCCTCTCGGGCGTGGCCTATGCGCTGGGCTGGGTGGCGATGCTGCTGGCGCTGATCCGTCAGGCCACCGCCGACCGCCTGCGCCGGGGCCAGCTGACGATGCTGTGCTGCGGGCTGATGGGTCTGGGCGTGATGCCATGGCTGCTGGTGTGGAGCCGCCCCGAGCAGCCCATCATCCTGTGCGCCACCGCCAGCCTGCTGATCGCCATGGGGCAAAGCCCCCGAAACGGCACGCAGCGCAACCAGAACGGCACGCGCCTGTGGGCCCCGCTGGCGATCCTGCTGCTGGGGGTGATTGCGCTCTCCTATCACTTCAAGGCGCTGATCCTGATGCCGCTGTTTGTTGCAGCGATGATCGCGGCCGCGCCCATGCGCCGCAGCTGGATCATGCAGGCGCTGTGTGCCCTCGCCCTGATCGCTGCGGCGGCGATTTCGGCCCATTACTGGTTCGCCCGCATGGCCTGCCCCGGCGACCCCATCCTTCAGGCCGATCACGCCAAACAAAGCCTCGGCCTGCAACTGCTGGGCGATGGCCGCTGGGCGATGGCGCCGCTGCGGCTGATCGCCAACTATCAGCTGCCGGTCTATGTGGCTCAGGCCGCGCCGGACATCACCCCCATGTCCAACTGGATGCTGCCCCATATCGTCAGCAAGGCCACGCAGATCGGCTGGACCATCGCCCTCAATCTGCTGTGGATCGCCGGCTTTGTGCTGGCGATCTGGGCGCTGGGCGCGGCGCTGTGGCGGCAAAGACGGGCCTTGCTCGATCTCGACAAGCGCATCGTGCTGGCAGGGGTGACGCTGCTTTGCGCCTCGGCTTGGTGCATGTCGCAGGTGGTGCGCAATGTCTATGAGGCCAGCTTCGTGCTGCCCTTGCTGGCTCTCACCTTTGCTCTGGCGCTCTGCGTCCCCCTGTCTCCGCGCCTGACACGCAGCCTGAGCCTTGTGGCCATCACCACCGGTCTGGCCCTGCCGATCAGCGCCATCGCCATTCTGGGGCTCTATGGCCCTTCGCTGGCACAGGTGGCGGATAAGGGTGGCTATCTGCCCAACCAGCCCTATTCGGTGGGCCTTGCCCATTACAGCACGCTGCGCACCCAAATTCTGCGTGCCGCCGCCGCTTGCGGCATCACGCCCGCCAACCATCCGGCGCATCTGCTGCTCGACGACATCACCTATTTCACCTTCATGGATGCCCCCTTGCCCGACCACAAGACCTCCGTGCTGGAACCGCGCTGGAGCGGCAGCCTGACCGATCCGCTGGCCTATCTGAAGCAGCAGCATGCCTCGGGCGTGGTGCTGGCCTGCGGCGCCCTGCCCCCGGCCCTGCGCGCAAAGGCGAAGGCCACGGGCGACGTCTGCTGCATCGGCGCGGACCAATGGCAAGGCGGCGCGGCGCAATGAGCGAGGCCCGCGAGGAAACGCCTCCCTCCTATCTCAAACTGTTCCATTTGCTGCGCCATGGCGTGGTGGCCTCGCTGGTCATGGGGCTGCTGGGCGGGCTGCTGCTGCCGCTCTACACCGATGAGGTGGGCTGGCGCCTGCAGGAACGCGCCTGGATCGACGGTTTCGACAAGCTCTATTCCGACCAGTGCGGCCCCAACACGCTCTCCCTGCCGCCCTTCTTTATGTGGCCGGTGCGCTGGTATTCGGGCATCTTCAACCTGCATTTCGCCGAGCCCTATTGGGTGCGGCTGTCGGGCGTGCTCTATGCCTGCGCTTGGCTCTATCTGCTGCTGGCGCTGATCCGCCGTCTGGCGCGCAACCGCACAGAGCGCCATATGATCGCGGTGATCGCCTGCACGCTGATCGGCCTTGGCTGCACCCCGCTGCTGATGGTGTGGAGCCGCCCCGAACAGCCGATCCTCCTCACGCTGACCGCCACGCTGCTGATCGCCAGCCGATCGTGGCAGGCGCCCGGCAACCGCTTCGAGCCTTTCGCCGATTTCGCCTATTCCAAGACGCTGGCCTCGCCGGAGATCGCCTGGCTGCGCTCGATGAGCATCGCCGCGCTGGCGATGGTGGCGCTGAGCTATCATTTCAAGGCGCTGATCACCATGCCGGTCTTCGCCGCCGCGATCCTGATGGCCAGCCGGGGCCCGCGCGCTCATCTGCCCCGCGCGGTGGCGCTGGCGGTTGTGGTGGGCGCCGCTCTGGCCGCGATGCATTACTGGAGCGCCCGCCTCGCCTGCCCGCTCGACCCGCTGATCAACCGCGAGTTCAACCGCCAGAACATCGGCGCGCGCATCGTCAACAATGCCGCCCCCAGCGGACTTGGCGGGCTGCTGCAGATGGGCTGGACAGTCCTCTCCAACCTGCGCTTCGACGCCTATATCGACAGCGCCGCGCCGCAGGTCGTGCCGATGTCGCGCTGGCTGGTGGCGGGCCGGGTCAGCGCCGACGAGATGCAGGGCTGGCGCGGCGGCATGGAGGTGATCTGGGCGCTGGCCGGTGCCGCCGGGCTGACCGCCGCTCTGGCCGCGCTGTGGCATCAGGGGCGGCGCAAGGTGCTGGCCTGCGACGCCGTGATGGCGCTGATCCTGCTGGCCGTGGCCGCCGCCTGGTGCGCCAGCCAGTTCGTGCGCCATGATTACGAGGTTTCCTTCGAGCTGCCGCTGCTGATTCTGGCCATCGTCATGGGTCTGGCCTCGCCCCATGGGCTGGGCTGGCTGAAACGCGCCCTGCCGGTGCTGGCGATGACGCTGGGGCCGCTGATGATCCTCTCGCTGGTGCTGGTGGGCGGGCTCTATGGTCCGCCGCTGGTCGAAGCGCTCGACGCCCCGGCCTATCTGCCCGCCCAGCCCTATTCGGTGCCGCTGTTTGCCCGCACCCACTCGGAAAACGATATTCTGGGCGCGGCGGCGCGCTGCGGTCTCTCGCCCAAAACACCCGCGCGCAATTTGCTGATCGACGATGTGACCTATTTCACCTTCATGGCCAGCCATACGCCCCAGCATTATCTGGGTGTGCTGCCGCTGCGCACGCGCGGCTCCATCGAGGACCCGCTGCTCTATCTCGACAAGCGGCAATCCTCCGGCATCGTGATGGGCTGCAACAAGCTGCCCGAGGAGCTGCGTGACCGGGCAAGACGCCAGGGCTCCTTCTGCTGCCTGGCCCCGCCCGACTGGTAAATACAGGATCTGTAAACCATATTTTCGATCTGAAAAAACCGCCCTTAAAAAGGCCGGCGCAATACCGTCTTCACCGGTATGAGCGTCCAAGATCCATCCCTGCCCCGCCGCCCTGCCAAGGGCTTGCTGGACTGGTTCGGCTTTGCCGGGCCCAGCGACGTTAACCATGATTCGGAGGGCGGAAGCCCCCCGATCGTGCCGACGACGCCGCATCAGATCGCCCGCAAGCAGTTGATGGACGACATCACCAACTTCCTGCTGGTGCATGATCTTGAGGTCAGCAGCTTCACGCTGCAGGTCGCGCATGACTATCTGACGGGCGGCAACCGCCGCGTCATCCGTGCCATCGACGATCAGCTTCAGGCGCGCGAACCGATCACCCTGCCGCTGCTCAAGAAGGCCGCCGAGGAAAAGGGCGCCAACCAGAATGAAGCGATGCATCGCCTGATGCGCCGCCTGGAAAACGACATCGAGGATTTCAGCAAAGCCACCACCGAAGCCTCCAGCGCCACCACCGATTACAACGAAGCGCTGGCCGCTCACGTCAACGATCTCGACAAGGCCCCCGACGAGCATCTCAAGCGTGAGGAACTGCTCGATCTGGCCCGCTCCATGCTGGAGCGCACCCGCAGCCTCGAAGAGGATATGGCCCGCAGCGCCGAGCAGACCAAGGCCCTGCGCCGCAGTCTGGAAGAGGCGCGCCGCAACGCCGATCACGATCATCTGACCGGCCTGCCCAACCGCCGCGCCTTCGAAGCCTGCTTCGAGGCCGAATATGCCTCGGCCAAGACGCGCGGCGAGCATCTCTGCGTCGCCTTCTGCGACATCGACCATTTCAAGCGCATCAATGACACCCATGGCCATGATGCGGGCGACCGCGTGCTGAAGGTGGTCGCCGAAACGCTGGCCCGCATGTCGGATGACCGCTGCCATGTCGCCCGCCACGGCGGCGAGGAGTTCGTGGTGCTGCTACGCGGCCGGTCGCTGCATGAGGCCTGGGAAATCCTCGACGACACCCGTCACCGCATGGCCGAGCGCAAGCTGATCAACCGCGCCACCGAAGCCGCTTTCGGTCAGGTGACCTTCTCGGCAGGCATCGCCGATGTCTTCGCCTCGGAAGACCCGCGCGATGCGCTGAGCGCTGCCGACAAGGCGCTCTACAAGGCCAAGGAATCGGGCCGCAACAAGGTGGTGGTTGCCGAAAAGCCCACCAAGGCCTGAGAGTCCTTTTGGCACATGCGCGAAAGCGCATGTGCGGCGCGGCACCGGCCCTCTCCCCCACCCGGCCACCCAACGGCAGTATCTTATGGGTGGCCGGGTGGGGGAGAGGGCTGGTGCCGCAAATCCGGCTTTCGCCGGATTTCCAAAGAAAATGCCGGCATGCCCCAGGGGAGGGCAGCCGGCATTCCCATGCAGGACATGGTGCATGTTCAGGGGAACGATGCACCCTTGAGGGGACGGGCTTGCGCCCGCTGGCGTCAGTTGTCCTGCGACTCGTCGGGAGCGGGCTGATCGGACCAGTCCTGATCGGTGGCCGACTGATCCGTTTCGGCCTGCTCGCCGTCGAAATGCTCTTTTACGGCCTTCACACCCTCGAAACCGGCCACCGCGGCAACGCCCTTGGCCAGCAGACCCGCATCGGGATCGACAGCTTCAAGCGCCTTGTCGGCGGCGAAGGCTCCGGCGGCTTCTTCCAGAAAATCCTTGATGCCCATGTGACTCTCTCCTGTGACTCTGCAGAGCGCCGGAGGCGGTGAGACAGCGGTGCGTCCGGCAGCATTTATATAGATTTTTTATGCCGCGCCAGCACGTAAATTCTCGTCACGCCGCAGCGTGTTTTCAAGCCGGGTGACCGCCTGGCGCCTTGCTGAAACACGGCATCACACAGGCAAAGAAAAGGGCCCGCCGGATCAACCGGCGGGCCCCTTCCTGTTCAGCGCTGTGGCGCCGATCAGTCGTCCGACTTCAGGAAAGCCGGCATGTGATCGGGGTTGCCGCCTTCGCGGTCGCCACGGGGCTCGCGACGGGGACCACGGTCGCCGCCACGGCCACCGCGATCGCCACGGTCGCTGCGCGGACCACGGCGGTCACCGCGATCAGGACGGTCGCCGCGCGGTTCGCGGGGCTCGCGAGCAGGACGGGTGTCCTCCAGCTCGGCGCCGCT includes the following:
- a CDS encoding GGDEF domain-containing protein yields the protein MSVQDPSLPRRPAKGLLDWFGFAGPSDVNHDSEGGSPPIVPTTPHQIARKQLMDDITNFLLVHDLEVSSFTLQVAHDYLTGGNRRVIRAIDDQLQAREPITLPLLKKAAEEKGANQNEAMHRLMRRLENDIEDFSKATTEASSATTDYNEALAAHVNDLDKAPDEHLKREELLDLARSMLERTRSLEEDMARSAEQTKALRRSLEEARRNADHDHLTGLPNRRAFEACFEAEYASAKTRGEHLCVAFCDIDHFKRINDTHGHDAGDRVLKVVAETLARMSDDRCHVARHGGEEFVVLLRGRSLHEAWEILDDTRHRMAERKLINRATEAAFGQVTFSAGIADVFASEDPRDALSAADKALYKAKESGRNKVVVAEKPTKA